A genome region from Arachidicoccus soli includes the following:
- a CDS encoding 4a-hydroxytetrahydrobiopterin dehydratase, with protein sequence MWQEIENKLYKNFEFKNFSEAFAFMTRVALIAEKMDHHPTWTNTWNRVEVWLSTHDAGNMITRKDEDLAKAIDELL encoded by the coding sequence ATGTGGCAGGAAATAGAAAATAAACTTTATAAGAATTTTGAGTTTAAAAACTTTTCAGAGGCATTCGCATTTATGACACGTGTGGCCTTAATTGCTGAGAAAATGGATCATCACCCTACTTGGACAAATACTTGGAATAGAGTAGAAGTCTGGCTTTCCACTCATGATGCAGGTAATATGATAACTAGAAAGGACGAAGACTTGGCTAAAGCAATAGATGAATTATTGTAG
- a CDS encoding voltage-gated chloride channel family protein, translating to MKKIKSRYEHIIILKHLLRWSLIAIPVAAIIGSVVALFLWLLETATSFRWAHPWLLFLLPIAGVIIYFSYKFSGKNAEAGNNLIIDEIHKPGGGIPFRMAPLVLITTVITHLFGGSAGREGTAIQIGGSIAGFFVKKFKLNKEDTRILLMMGIAAGFGSVFGVPLSGGIFALEVLTVGKITHKALLPCLIASVLADIACKSWGIHHTAYFITFKDTIVYTAKFIHFDLRLLLKVVMGGICFGLASYLFSELCHTIKNYSNKFIKTKWLIPVLGGCLIIVLTYILGTDSYLGLGVSNPDPNSVSILTCFKAGGAGYFSWFWKLLFTAITLSMGFKGGEVTPLFFIGAALGNAFAMITGAPVDLMAGLGFIAVFAGATNTPIACTLMGIELFGGEYALYYAVACFTAYYFSGHSGIYQSQRLAFSKLTAEEQRGAKDTLRELRKERLKGKKWKA from the coding sequence ATGAAAAAAATCAAATCGCGTTACGAGCACATTATTATTCTGAAACACTTATTAAGGTGGAGCTTAATAGCTATTCCTGTAGCGGCTATAATAGGTTCAGTAGTCGCCTTGTTTCTATGGCTTTTAGAAACGGCAACAAGCTTTCGATGGGCACATCCTTGGTTATTATTTTTGTTACCAATTGCCGGCGTAATTATTTATTTCAGTTATAAATTTTCAGGTAAAAATGCAGAAGCGGGGAATAACTTAATCATCGATGAAATCCACAAACCAGGTGGTGGCATCCCTTTCAGAATGGCACCCCTGGTATTAATCACCACTGTTATTACCCACTTATTTGGCGGATCTGCCGGCCGTGAAGGGACAGCCATACAAATTGGCGGAAGCATAGCGGGTTTTTTTGTAAAGAAATTTAAGCTTAATAAAGAAGATACACGTATTCTTTTAATGATGGGAATTGCCGCAGGTTTTGGTTCTGTATTTGGTGTACCCCTCAGTGGCGGCATATTTGCTTTAGAAGTATTAACAGTAGGGAAAATTACCCATAAGGCTTTGCTTCCCTGTCTTATCGCAAGCGTATTAGCAGATATTGCCTGTAAATCTTGGGGAATTCACCACACGGCATATTTTATTACATTTAAAGACACAATTGTTTATACAGCCAAATTTATCCATTTTGATTTAAGGTTACTTTTAAAAGTTGTCATGGGGGGTATTTGTTTTGGATTGGCGAGTTATTTATTCTCAGAACTATGTCATACTATCAAAAATTACAGCAACAAATTTATCAAAACGAAATGGCTGATTCCTGTTCTTGGGGGATGCCTCATTATAGTACTTACCTATATTTTGGGAACAGATAGTTATTTAGGCCTTGGTGTTTCTAACCCAGACCCCAATAGTGTATCAATCTTAACTTGTTTCAAAGCTGGCGGTGCAGGGTATTTTAGCTGGTTCTGGAAATTACTGTTTACAGCTATCACGCTAAGTATGGGTTTCAAAGGTGGAGAAGTTACACCCCTCTTTTTCATAGGTGCAGCATTGGGTAACGCCTTTGCAATGATTACCGGCGCCCCGGTAGATTTAATGGCAGGACTTGGATTTATTGCCGTCTTCGCTGGAGCCACTAACACGCCTATTGCTTGTACTTTAATGGGCATTGAATTGTTTGGCGGGGAGTATGCTTTGTATTATGCAGTTGCTTGTTTTACAGCTTACTATTTTAGCGGACATTCAGGTATTTATCAATCGCAAAGATTGGCCTTTTCAAAACTTACAGCTGAGGAACAAAGAGGTGCAAAAGATACCTTACGTGAATTAAGAAAGGAACGATTAAAAGGCAAGAAATGGAAAGCCTAA
- a CDS encoding cellulase family glycosylhydrolase yields MQKIFSNTIIVIAIFLSAQQIKAQGFLRVQGKKIVNNTNKDFIIRSMGFGGWMLQEGYMFHLGFLGQQYKIKGKITDLIGEKETAIFYNKWLKFHTQKADIDSMASWGFNAIRLPLHYRLFTLSVKEEPIKGQNTWLPKGFEMIDSLLNWCKQDHIYLILDLHAAPGGEGNDLAISDRHPDEPSLWQSKANQDKTVALWKKLAIRYANNTSIGGYDILNETNWGFDDPKDTRGTTEKRNIPLHNLFIRITKAIRSVDSNHIIILEGNGFANNYNGMFPLWDKNMVISFHKYGNFNNQASIQKFLDYRTKYNVPLWLGETGENSNTWFTNNIRLMEKNDIGWSWWQLKKMGINNPLEIKEPKNYQQFVDYCAGKKITLSKVKAEQILNSLLQNIKIENNIFHKDVIDAMFRQPYTTSTLPFKPNTISKNTFIKAVDYDLGRNGFAYNDADTASYMYTPGVHTEGNRGHTYRNDGVDIKNDANHQPYVFSIENGEWLQYTVSVNKTGKYRISYLTASKNNGGMINIFNNDKLFLQNLKVENTGNNTNFEASKTSSIFLKKGVNKIKIYFTKGGFTFKGFTLATE; encoded by the coding sequence GTGCAAAAGATATTTTCAAATACCATTATTGTTATAGCCATTTTCTTATCTGCACAACAGATAAAAGCACAAGGTTTTCTTCGTGTACAAGGCAAGAAGATAGTGAATAATACCAACAAAGATTTTATCATTAGAAGTATGGGGTTTGGTGGCTGGATGCTGCAAGAAGGCTATATGTTTCACTTAGGCTTTCTGGGGCAGCAATACAAAATTAAAGGCAAAATAACCGATCTGATTGGTGAAAAAGAAACAGCTATTTTTTATAATAAGTGGCTTAAATTCCATACACAGAAAGCAGATATAGACTCCATGGCGTCTTGGGGTTTTAATGCGATTCGACTCCCTTTGCATTACCGCTTATTCACTTTATCCGTTAAGGAAGAACCAATAAAGGGCCAAAACACCTGGCTGCCAAAAGGTTTTGAAATGATTGATTCTTTATTGAATTGGTGCAAGCAAGATCATATATATTTAATATTAGATTTACATGCGGCACCCGGTGGAGAAGGCAATGATCTGGCCATTTCTGATAGGCATCCCGATGAACCATCATTATGGCAATCCAAAGCCAATCAAGATAAAACAGTAGCTCTCTGGAAAAAACTGGCAATCCGTTATGCAAACAATACAAGCATTGGTGGTTATGATATTCTAAATGAAACGAATTGGGGGTTTGATGACCCAAAAGACACAAGAGGCACGACCGAAAAAAGGAATATTCCATTGCACAATTTATTTATCCGTATTACCAAAGCCATACGGAGTGTGGATTCCAACCATATCATTATTTTAGAAGGAAATGGTTTTGCCAATAATTACAATGGCATGTTCCCTCTTTGGGATAAAAATATGGTCATCAGTTTTCACAAATATGGTAATTTTAATAATCAAGCATCTATTCAAAAATTCCTAGATTACAGAACAAAATATAATGTGCCACTTTGGTTGGGCGAAACGGGAGAGAATTCCAATACCTGGTTTACCAATAATATTCGTTTGATGGAGAAAAACGATATTGGTTGGAGTTGGTGGCAATTAAAGAAAATGGGCATCAACAATCCTTTGGAAATAAAAGAGCCAAAAAATTATCAGCAATTTGTAGATTATTGTGCAGGTAAAAAGATAACCCTATCAAAGGTAAAAGCCGAACAAATATTAAACAGTTTACTTCAAAATATTAAAATAGAAAACAACATTTTTCATAAGGATGTAATTGATGCCATGTTTAGACAACCTTATACCACCTCTACCCTTCCATTTAAGCCCAATACCATTTCAAAAAACACCTTTATTAAGGCAGTCGATTACGATTTAGGCAGAAACGGTTTCGCCTACAATGATGCCGATACAGCAAGTTACATGTACACGCCTGGTGTACATACAGAAGGAAATCGTGGACATACTTATAGAAATGACGGCGTAGATATTAAAAATGATGCCAACCATCAACCTTATGTTTTCTCTATAGAAAATGGCGAATGGCTCCAATATACTGTATCCGTCAATAAAACTGGAAAATACCGTATCTCATACCTTACAGCGAGTAAAAACAATGGTGGAATGATCAATATTTTCAATAATGACAAATTGTTTTTACAAAATTTAAAAGTTGAAAATACAGGAAACAATACCAACTTTGAAGCCTCTAAAACAAGTTCGATTTTCTTAAAAAAAGGCGTCAACAAAATAAAAATCTATTTTACAAAAGGCGGCTTCACCTTTAAAGGTTTTACCCTAGCTACAGAATAA
- a CDS encoding universal stress protein: MSFKKILIAIDSSPCSLHGAKKGISLAHTLNAAIGLIFVIDRSREIVNIDLDITPQQSESILLQQAEETMNQIIKMYEPLDGNIEISKFFPEGFPKDEILNTAKEWKADLIVMGTHGRTGLAHFFMGSIAEFVVRHARIPVMVVPQHI; this comes from the coding sequence ATGTCTTTTAAAAAGATTTTAATTGCTATAGATAGCAGCCCATGCTCCTTACATGGTGCGAAAAAAGGAATCTCTCTAGCACATACATTAAATGCTGCGATAGGATTGATTTTCGTTATAGACAGAAGTCGTGAAATAGTGAATATAGATTTGGATATTACGCCACAACAAAGTGAAAGTATTTTGTTGCAACAAGCAGAAGAAACGATGAACCAAATAATTAAAATGTACGAACCGCTTGACGGTAATATAGAAATATCCAAATTCTTTCCAGAGGGATTTCCTAAAGATGAAATTTTAAATACCGCTAAAGAATGGAAAGCCGACTTGATTGTAATGGGTACACATGGTAGAACGGGATTAGCACATTTCTTTATGGGTAGTATTGCAGAATTTGTGGTTCGTCATGCAAGAATTCCTGTAATGGTAGTGCCCCAACATATCTAA
- a CDS encoding glycoside hydrolase family 16 protein has product MNNNMYKVTLFSVLSFFLLAACSKGGSSPENNQVPTNLSINIQVVGANTSTPNGDGSGKVNLSFSATNANAFQIVLPTESNKTYTLTGSSGTVECVFTSAPGTTTKYPINISAYHNAVHKDTTVFVTVYCNPTGQNIVWSDEFDSTALNTKIWNYETGNLGVNNEKEYYTSNPANVSVQNGYLQITALNSPNYNNSGWNYTSARINTSGKYSFTYGRVDIRAKIPGDPGTWPALWLLGNNIGTVGWPACGEIDMMEAATNTWGLNVVGSSLHWGGDTNKKLQVSGATSDFHVYSMDWRKDHIAFYVDGVKIDSVANDLGKPFNQNFFFIFNVAVGGDMGGNPINLGSGSTMYVDYVRVYN; this is encoded by the coding sequence ATGAATAATAATATGTATAAAGTGACCCTGTTTTCTGTGTTGTCCTTTTTCTTATTGGCTGCATGTTCAAAAGGTGGCAGTTCACCTGAAAATAATCAAGTTCCAACTAATCTTAGTATCAATATTCAGGTGGTTGGCGCAAACACTTCTACGCCCAATGGGGATGGTAGCGGGAAGGTTAATCTTTCATTTTCGGCAACCAATGCGAATGCTTTTCAAATAGTGCTGCCTACAGAAAGTAATAAGACATATACGCTAACAGGTTCGAGTGGTACAGTTGAATGTGTTTTCACTTCTGCACCAGGAACAACGACTAAATATCCAATAAATATTTCGGCATATCACAATGCAGTACACAAAGATACTACTGTATTTGTGACAGTTTACTGCAATCCCACTGGCCAGAATATTGTATGGTCTGACGAGTTTGATAGTACAGCCTTAAACACGAAAATATGGAACTATGAGACCGGAAATCTCGGCGTAAACAATGAAAAAGAATATTATACGAGCAATCCGGCAAATGTAAGCGTGCAAAATGGATACCTACAGATTACAGCGCTTAATTCTCCCAATTATAACAACAGTGGATGGAATTATACTTCTGCCAGAATAAATACTTCTGGTAAATATTCCTTTACCTACGGAAGAGTTGATATAAGGGCAAAGATTCCGGGTGATCCAGGTACATGGCCTGCGCTTTGGCTGTTGGGGAACAATATTGGCACTGTGGGTTGGCCAGCTTGTGGCGAAATCGATATGATGGAGGCTGCAACAAATACTTGGGGGCTGAATGTTGTAGGAAGTTCATTGCACTGGGGTGGCGATACTAATAAAAAACTTCAAGTATCAGGCGCCACTTCCGACTTCCACGTTTATTCTATGGATTGGCGAAAGGACCACATTGCATTTTATGTTGACGGCGTAAAGATCGATAGCGTGGCGAATGATTTGGGAAAACCGTTTAACCAGAATTTCTTCTTCATTTTCAATGTCGCAGTCGGGGGAGATATGGGTGGTAACCCAATTAACCTGGGTTCGGGTTCAACAATGTATGTAGATTATGTAAGAGTGTATAATTAA
- the crcB gene encoding fluoride efflux transporter CrcB: protein MFKQLFVIGLGGAIGSIFRYLVQLAISSMFTLVFPLGTFVANVSGCFIIGLLYAVFEKYAGLGFEWRLFLITGLCGGYTTFSSFSFESVTLFKQGDYFYFFSYVILSVVFSLLATLLGMILLR, encoded by the coding sequence ATGTTTAAACAGTTATTTGTAATAGGATTGGGTGGTGCAATAGGTAGCATTTTTCGTTACTTAGTACAATTGGCTATAAGCAGCATGTTTACACTGGTTTTCCCCTTAGGCACATTCGTAGCAAATGTGAGTGGCTGTTTTATTATTGGGCTTTTATATGCAGTATTCGAAAAATATGCAGGGCTTGGTTTTGAATGGCGCTTGTTTCTAATTACCGGCCTTTGTGGTGGATACACCACATTCTCCAGCTTTTCATTTGAAAGCGTCACGCTCTTTAAACAAGGTGATTATTTCTACTTCTTTTCTTATGTTATTTTAAGTGTCGTATTTAGTCTGTTAGCAACCCTATTGGGAATGATTCTCTTGAGATAA
- a CDS encoding glycoside hydrolase family 16 protein, translating into MKNKFLYSALLLPCLMVMYKSYARKIIHIDSIPQYKGYTLAWHDEFNEKKLNKKVWNYEIGNHKGWGNNELEYYTSSPKNVYISKGILVMEARKENCDSFHYTSARITTQNKKEFTYGRIDMRAKLPVSSGMWPALWMLGSNVAKVNWPECGEIDIMELVGKNPQQIVGSFHWEKADQTEGTINNRYNLINEDFSKNFHLYSLIRKKDSMQILVDNIPYVKVSRQDFKDGSYPFDNPFFLLFNVAVGGDWPGNPDSTTKFPQRMLIDYVRYYKPL; encoded by the coding sequence ATGAAAAACAAATTTCTATATAGTGCCCTACTCCTACCTTGTTTAATGGTAATGTATAAATCTTACGCGAGAAAAATAATTCATATCGATTCAATTCCACAATATAAGGGCTATACTTTGGCCTGGCATGATGAATTTAATGAAAAAAAACTGAACAAAAAAGTATGGAATTACGAAATAGGAAACCATAAAGGGTGGGGCAATAATGAATTGGAGTATTACACTTCAAGTCCCAAAAATGTTTATATCTCTAAAGGGATTTTAGTAATGGAAGCAAGGAAAGAAAATTGCGATTCTTTTCATTATACATCCGCGAGAATTACCACACAAAACAAAAAAGAATTTACCTATGGGAGAATTGATATGCGTGCCAAACTACCAGTATCCAGTGGAATGTGGCCAGCGCTGTGGATGTTAGGTAGCAATGTAGCAAAAGTTAATTGGCCTGAATGTGGGGAAATTGACATAATGGAATTAGTGGGAAAAAATCCCCAACAGATAGTGGGTTCTTTTCATTGGGAAAAAGCTGATCAAACAGAAGGAACCATTAATAACAGATATAATTTAATTAATGAAGATTTCTCAAAAAACTTTCACTTGTATAGTTTAATTCGGAAGAAAGACTCCATGCAAATATTGGTAGACAATATTCCTTATGTAAAAGTTTCGCGGCAAGATTTTAAAGACGGCAGCTATCCTTTTGACAATCCTTTTTTCTTATTATTTAATGTTGCAGTCGGCGGTGATTGGCCGGGTAATCCTGATAGTACAACAAAATTTCCACAAAGAATGCTCATTGATTATGTTCGCTATTATAAACCTCTCTAA
- a CDS encoding glycoside hydrolase family 28 protein, protein MRKIIILLVIFISALSVNGQEYLITNYGASLDSNRLNTTVIQNVIDKASLNGGGTIVIPKGVFLTGALFFQPNTKLKLMEGAKLKGSDNIADYPFGPSRMEGHNLYYYAALINAYHVNNFSITGPGTIDGNGLSYWTEFWKRRKEAKKEGRILTNLEVHRPRLLFIWQCNDVVIKDVKLHNSGFWTTHLYECTNVLIDSCDIRSSFSPVPAPSTDGVDIDVCKNILIKNSYISVNDDGVCIKGGKGPNAQNIAGNGSVENVLIENCTYGRVNACLTFGSECLHGKNIEIRNCKVDNHNPILLFKMRPDTYQVYENVKVDNITGKCGVIVKMSPWTQFFDMKGSEAKPFGTVRNVSISNVNVQCESLGIMKGNPLDKVSNISFKNINARAQKPIFETPYKNISMENVIVNGKSFKLN, encoded by the coding sequence ATGCGAAAAATAATTATTTTATTAGTAATTTTTATTTCTGCTTTGAGTGTAAATGGACAGGAATATCTAATTACTAATTATGGCGCTTCATTAGATAGTAACAGGTTAAATACGACAGTAATACAAAACGTAATTGATAAAGCATCTTTAAATGGAGGAGGGACAATTGTCATTCCTAAAGGAGTCTTTTTAACGGGTGCATTATTTTTCCAGCCTAACACAAAGCTTAAATTAATGGAAGGAGCTAAATTAAAGGGCTCAGATAATATAGCAGATTATCCATTTGGTCCTTCAAGGATGGAAGGACATAACCTTTATTACTACGCTGCATTGATTAATGCTTATCATGTAAATAATTTTAGTATTACTGGTCCGGGAACCATTGATGGGAATGGCTTGAGTTATTGGACAGAATTTTGGAAAAGAAGAAAAGAGGCAAAGAAAGAAGGTAGAATACTCACTAATTTAGAAGTTCATCGCCCAAGGTTACTTTTTATTTGGCAATGTAATGATGTGGTAATAAAGGATGTGAAGTTGCATAATTCTGGTTTTTGGACGACCCATTTGTATGAATGTACGAATGTTTTAATAGATAGTTGTGACATTCGTTCTTCATTTAGCCCCGTGCCTGCACCCAGTACGGATGGGGTAGATATAGATGTTTGTAAAAATATCCTGATTAAAAATTCATATATTTCTGTGAATGATGATGGTGTCTGCATCAAAGGTGGTAAAGGCCCCAATGCGCAAAATATTGCCGGGAATGGTAGCGTAGAGAATGTGCTGATTGAGAATTGTACTTATGGAAGAGTCAATGCTTGTCTAACTTTTGGGAGTGAGTGTCTTCACGGAAAAAATATAGAAATAAGAAACTGTAAAGTAGATAATCATAATCCTATTTTACTGTTTAAAATGCGGCCCGATACTTATCAGGTTTATGAAAATGTGAAGGTGGATAATATAACCGGCAAGTGCGGCGTGATTGTAAAAATGTCACCTTGGACACAGTTTTTCGATATGAAGGGGAGCGAAGCAAAACCATTCGGAACGGTTCGCAATGTTAGTATTTCTAATGTGAATGTGCAATGTGAATCTTTGGGTATTATGAAGGGGAACCCGCTTGATAAAGTGTCAAATATTAGTTTTAAAAATATTAATGCACGCGCTCAAAAGCCCATATTTGAAACACCTTACAAAAATATCTCTATGGAGAATGTAATAGTCAATGGTAAATCTTTTAAATTGAATTAA
- a CDS encoding glycoside hydrolase family 30 protein: MNFFKKAGLIGAYFLSIIFSFACSKNDIPQSSTKAPTNLQVLIQLVGASSSSPNGDGSGTVNISVSATNATTYQIILPTESNKTFTLTNSGGGTVSYSFTANPGTTTTYPVRVIAYNGSIKKDTTLSVQVYSGFIKADVAYWLTTADKSALFQQQNVGLNFASSTNAYPTINVDSTQKFQTIDGFGYALTGGSASLINGLAPATKDDLLRELFLTDSNHIGVSYLRLSIGASDLSATAFTYDDTPGDSTLQHFSVDMEKKDLIPVLQKILTLNPAIKIIATPWSAPAWMKTNNSLYGGGATPGILKPVCYAIYANYFVKYIQAMAAAGVTIDAITPQNEPLNAYNNPSMLMVDTAEDNFIKNYLAPAFQANGIKTKIVVYDHNLDHPEYATYILNDPNTYNLVDGSAFHLYAGDIGTMSSVHNQYPNKNIYFTEQATFGNGSFGGDLQWHVQNVIIGATTNWSRNALEWNLASDPNYEPHLSGGCSNCLGAVTISGTSVLQRNQSYYVVAHAAKFVRPGSVRIASTAASNLPNVAFQTPDGKKVLIVLNKATTTTTFNIQFKGQVVSPTLPAGAVATFIW, encoded by the coding sequence ATGAATTTCTTTAAAAAAGCCGGTTTAATCGGAGCATATTTCCTCTCGATAATTTTTTCGTTCGCCTGTTCAAAAAATGATATTCCTCAGAGTAGCACCAAAGCCCCAACCAATTTACAGGTTTTGATACAATTAGTTGGCGCATCAAGTTCTTCACCTAACGGCGACGGGAGCGGAACGGTTAATATTAGCGTGTCGGCAACTAACGCCACCACTTACCAGATTATTTTACCCACTGAAAGTAATAAGACTTTTACGCTGACCAATTCAGGCGGAGGTACAGTCAGTTATTCATTTACAGCTAACCCCGGAACAACCACTACTTATCCTGTACGGGTAATTGCGTACAACGGGTCAATAAAAAAAGATACTACATTGTCGGTTCAGGTATATAGTGGTTTTATAAAAGCCGATGTAGCCTATTGGCTCACAACAGCAGACAAGTCAGCCTTATTTCAACAACAAAATGTGGGGTTGAATTTTGCATCCTCAACAAACGCTTATCCAACGATTAATGTAGATAGTACCCAAAAATTTCAAACTATCGATGGTTTTGGCTATGCACTTACCGGTGGAAGCGCTTCTCTTATTAATGGACTTGCTCCGGCAACAAAAGATGATTTATTAAGAGAACTTTTTCTAACAGACTCTAACCATATTGGCGTCAGCTATTTGCGGTTAAGTATTGGCGCATCCGATTTAAGCGCAACAGCCTTTACATATGACGATACACCTGGTGATTCTACTTTGCAACATTTTAGCGTCGATATGGAAAAGAAAGATTTGATTCCGGTATTACAAAAAATATTAACATTAAATCCGGCAATCAAAATTATTGCTACACCATGGAGTGCGCCGGCTTGGATGAAAACAAATAATAGCCTTTATGGTGGCGGAGCGACACCAGGTATTTTGAAACCGGTATGTTATGCTATTTATGCAAATTATTTTGTAAAATATATTCAAGCAATGGCGGCAGCGGGCGTTACTATCGATGCAATAACGCCTCAAAACGAGCCTTTAAATGCTTATAACAACCCCTCAATGTTAATGGTTGATACAGCGGAGGATAATTTTATCAAAAACTATTTAGCGCCTGCTTTTCAGGCAAATGGAATAAAGACAAAAATTGTCGTTTATGACCACAACTTAGACCACCCGGAATATGCTACGTATATATTGAATGATCCAAATACATACAATCTTGTAGACGGCTCAGCTTTCCATTTATACGCAGGTGATATTGGTACAATGTCATCGGTACATAATCAGTATCCAAATAAGAATATTTATTTTACTGAACAGGCTACATTTGGCAACGGTAGCTTCGGTGGCGATTTACAATGGCATGTCCAAAATGTGATTATCGGTGCCACTACCAATTGGAGTAGAAATGCATTGGAATGGAATCTCGCATCAGACCCGAACTACGAACCACATTTAAGTGGTGGTTGCTCTAATTGTCTGGGTGCAGTTACCATTAGTGGAACATCCGTATTGCAAAGAAATCAAAGCTATTATGTAGTCGCACATGCAGCTAAATTTGTTCGACCTGGATCGGTGCGTATTGCCTCAACGGCGGCAAGTAATTTACCAAATGTTGCTTTTCAAACGCCCGATGGCAAAAAAGTATTAATTGTGTTGAACAAGGCTACTACTACGACTACGTTTAATATTCAGTTCAAAGGACAAGTTGTTTCACCAACATTGCCGGCCGGTGCTGTCGCTACATTCATTTGGTAG